In Anaerolineae bacterium, the genomic window AACGATTGAGTGGGGGTTGGTTCTAAGGTGAGGGTGGGGGTATTGCTTGGCTCGGACTCAATAATGGTCAGCGTAGGCGACGGCGTGTTTTGAACGGTTGGAGTTGGGGTTGGCGTAAACGTAAAGCCAAAAGGGGTTGGGGTTGATAACTCGGCTGGCGGGGCTGAAGCTAAAAAGGTAATACCCAGGCAATAACACGGAATAGTCACAATAATAATGCCCAGAAGCACAAAATAGATATTTCGTTTATCTTTGGGCAGGTCACCCAACCATTGATTGAGACTCAAAAAAAACTCCAGCAATGGACGGGGCTATCCCAATTTTTAGGTCATAGAGTAGGGACAGGACAATGTCCTGCCCCTACCGCCAAAATTTTGGGACGCGCCCCAATAGACTTAATTGCAGAGGTATGATAGAGGTATAGGGGCAGGTTGTCAAAATGGGCTTAGCCTTTAGGGGCCTCCCCCAAAGGCAAAATGAGGTGAAATTTACTACCGGGATATTGGGCGGGTTCATAGACGGGGCTCTCCACCCACAACGAGCCGCCGTGCGCCTCGGCCACCCCCCGCGCAATCGGCAGGCCCAGGCCGGCCCCACCGCCCATAAAATCGGTTTTGCTGGTGCTGTGCAGCTCAATTTCGCGCACCTCATAAAAACCTTCAAAGATATGCTTTTGTTGGTCTTGAGGCACGCCCACGCCGCTGTCGGTAACGGTTATTTTTACAAACTTATTATTTTTATCATCACTGGCCATCAAGTCGGCCGTCAACTCAATAACGCCCCCATCCGGGGTGTACTTAACGGCATTGCTCACCAAATTTCGCAAAATCTGGGTAACGCGCTCGCCATCAATCCACATCACCGGCACGTGATTAGCCTCGCCGATGAGCAAAGTTTGCCGCCGCCTGGCCACCACTTTTCTAAAATCTTTCAGAATTTTCTCAAAGATGAGCGACAACTGAACCGGGGCGTGTTTGAGCTGTAACGTTCCGGCCTCAATCCGAGTCACATCAAGCATATCCTGCACCAACCCTTGCAGGCGATCAATGCCGGTAATAACGCCGTCAATAAGTTCCAGGGTGGCTTCATCGGCATTGGCTATAAATTTGCTACCGGGACTGGTGAGGACGCTGAGATAACCCCGCAGCGCCGCCAAGGGCGTGCGCAGTTCGTGGGCGGCCATGTTAATAAAACGGGACTTCATGGCGTCGGTGTGGGCCAGAGCCTCATTGGCCGTGGTCAATTCTTGAATCTTTCGTTCAAGCCGATTGGCCAAAAGCTGGCTGTACTTGCGCAAACGAGCATTTTCCTGTTCAAGGGCGATGAGGTCCGGTTTATCGTTTGAAAATTCAGTCATTTGTTTTGTTAAAATTCCGGGTCTGTATTGCACAAACAAAATCAAGCTATCTTTAGACCAGGCTGCCTATTTATCAGGATTCACGTTCTGCGCTGGCTGAAGATAGCCAGCCACTCTTCTACCTCATCGGGTGAAAGTCTTATGTTAGCCCTGCGCTCTTCCGGCGCAGCCGGTGGAACGGACAAGGCTAACAATTGCCGGGCAAACTCAGCCGATGAGACCACCCGTATCCCGGCCTGGCGCGCGGCCCGCTCCACCGCCCGGTCAGACGTAACCACCATCACCGCCTGAGGATTTCTAACTTTGCGGATACGCCGGATAAGGGCTTGATCCGCGCTCTGGCCCGGCGAGACAAATTGCGCGGTAATTCCGCCCTGCTTCAGCTTTTGGCCGGGTTGATAGGTCTGGCCGGGGTCAAAAATAACGGTCACTTTATGGCCGGTTCTGGCCCGGTAACGGCGCAGGTACGCCAGTAGTTTCTCTTCGTCATCCGGGTCATTCAGTTGGAGATGGGGCATCTGGCCAATCAAGTTGTGTCCATCAACAAGCCACTGCATACTTTAATTATATAACACCGACACGCCATCGGGCAATGGGAAATGCGGGGGAGAAAGGTTAAAATCTTAACGCCTCTTTATATCCAAAATTGGAGAGTCTTGCATAGTTAAAAATTTCACTTATAACCTGAGAGCAATTGCAGCAGCCTCCTTGCTTGTTGCTTCGAGGCCATAGGCCGAGAAATCTCTCCCAACTTCCAGAAAAAAGGGACTGTTAGAAGACAAGTCAAGTCCAAAAGCAGTCTTTTTGCCAGCCAGGTTCGGCTCAAAGCCCACTTCTGGGGATTTCTCGCCTGCGGCTCGAAATGACATCGGGAGTGTGACTCCCAAACAAATTATGCAAGGCTCTCCATGCCCTTTACGCAATACACAATACCCAACACGCCCCCCCTCACCACGCAACACTCCGCCAACAGCTCCCCGGCGGCCTTACGCCTAAGCGGTTATTACCCGTAGAAATACTTGCCTACTTCATTGGCCTCACGTATAGTATCCCCCATCCACACCCAAAGGAGAAAACTATGGATCAAGAACTGTTTGACGTTCTGACCGAACTCGAAAGACAGGATCAGCAGGAACGCGCCCAAAACTTGCCCCCGACCCGGCGCATCCAGGCGATGGACTCTGACGCGGCCAAATTATTGTTTACCCTGGCTGTGGCAAACAAAGCCCAAAACCTGGTTGAAATTGGCAGCAGCGTGGGTTACTCCACCCTGTGGCTGGCCTACGCGGCCTCGTTTAGCGGCGGCAAAGTAATTACCTGTGAACTTGACCCGGCCAGGGCCGATAAAACCCGCGCCAACTTGAGCCGGGCCAAGATGGACGCTTACGCGCAAGTGCTAACCGGCGATGCCCGCGAATTGCTGCGCCATCGCCAGGAACCGCTTGATTTTGTTTTTATTGACGCCAATAAAGGCCAGTACGAAACCTATTTTGACGTGGTCTACAAACGGTTGAATGTTGGTGCCCTGGTTGTGGCCGATAACGTTGTTTCTCACCAGGATGAATTGTTGGATTATGTAACCTACGTGCAAAACCATCCCCACCTGGAGAGCGTTACCGTGCCGCTTGGCCGGGGGCTGGAGATCACCGTGAAAACGGTGGCCTGACCATGGAAAAATCTGTGGCGGTGCTTTTTTTGGATGGGGTTGGTTTAGGAGAGGCCAATCCTGAAACCAACCCCTTTATGCACGTTGACCTGCCGTGCTTCCGGGCGTTGTTAAATGTGCCGCATTTAACGCGCAACGCCGCCGGCGCCGTTACCAACCAAGCCGCCCTGTTGGGCCTGGACGCCCTTCTTGGTGTGCCCGGCCTGCCCCAATCCGCTACCGGCCAAACCACCATTCTCACGGGGCGCAACGCGCCCGCGGCCCTGGGAGAACATTATGGCCCCTACCCCAACCAAGCTTTGCGAGAGATGTTGGCCCGGGACAATATTTTCAAAACCCTTTTAGAGGCCGGCCGGCCGGTGGCCTACGCCAACGCCTATCCCGCCCGCTTTCTGGACCGCCTCCGGCGGGGCAAGGGCCGGTTAAGCGCCAATACCCAGGCGGCGTACCTGGCTAACCTCAAAATCCGCAGCAGTGAGGATTTGCGCCGGGGCCGGGCGCTCTCCGCGTTTTTGAGCAACGAATACTGGCCGGAGCCGGACGTTGAATTGCCGGCGGTGAATCCTCGCCAGGCCGGCCGGCAATTTGCCTGCCTGGCCCAAGAACACACCCTTACCTTTTTTGAATTTTGGTATACCGACTGGCTGGGCCACAAACAGAAGCGGGCTGAATCGTTGCAAATTTTGCCCAAACTGGATGACTTTCTGGCCGGTATTTTGGACGAGTTAGACTGGCGTTGTTCCCTTTTACTGGTAGTTAGCGACCACGGCAATTTTGAAGATTGGACCATCCCCAAACATACCAAAAATCCGGCCCTCACCCTGTTGGCCGGTGTCGGATTTCAACAGTTGGTTCCCCGGCTTCATTCCCTGTTGGATGTCAAACCGGCCCTGCTCTCCTTTATCTTAAGCCCTTAGCCGGTAAACGGCCAACGACCAATGAGCTTCTTTCGTCGTCGTTCAACCTCCCCACTCGCGGCTGCTTTTTGTGCTTCCGCCTCCGGCTCTTGCCAGCCGTGCCAATTTAAGGCATAATCCCCTGGTTGAGGAGGCCCATGACCGATAAATTACCACAACTCAAACAACTCCTGCGCAGCATGGAAAGCGTAGCCGTCGCTTACTCCGGGGGGGTGGACAGCACGCTGCTGCTCAAGGTAGCGCACGATGAGCTGGGCGAGCGGGCCGTGGCCTTAACCGCTGTCTCGGCCAGCATGCCCACCGACGAGCGCGAACAGGCCGAGGCCATTATCCGGCAAATTGGCGCCCGCCACGTGTCCATTGACACCCACGAAACCGAAGACCCTCGTTACCTGGCCAACACCCCTCTGCGCTGCTACTTTTGCAAAAACCAGGTTTACGATACCTTGATAACATACGCCCGGGGCCAGGGGTATCGTTACCTGCTGGATGGCACCAACGCCGACGACGTGGGCGACCATCGCCCTGGCCGTCAAGCCGCGCAAGAGCAGGGAGTGCGGAGTCCGTTGCAAGAGGTTGGTTTGAGCAAAGCCGAAATCCGGGAATTGGCCCGTAACTTTAACTTGCCCAATTGGGACAAACCGGCCGCAGCCTGTCTCGCCTCGCGTATTCCCTACCATACCCCTATCACCCTGCCCATGCTCTCGCAGGTAGAACAGGCTGAACTCATTCTAAAAAAAATGGGGCTCCCCCGCATGCGGGTGCGCCACCACCACCAGATTGCCCGGATTGAAGTGCCGCCGGAAGAGTTTGACCTGCTTCTGGCTTATCGCCAGTTGATTGTGGAAAAATTTAAGGCGGTGGGTTACGCCTATGTCACTCTCGACCTGGCCGGTTTCCGCTCCGGCAGTCTGAACGAGGTCATCACGTCGGCCAATGGACGTCAACAGGATTGAACAACTGCTGCTTGAAGTACAGGCCGGGCAAATTACCGTAGCCCAGGCCCTGGAACAATTACGCGGGTTGCCTTATGAAGACATCGGCCATACCCGCCTGGACATGCATCGCGCCCTGCGCCAGGGCTTGCCCGAGGTTGTTTTTTGCGAAAACAAAACCGTTGAGCAGATCGTGGCCATTTTGCAGCGACTGGGCCGGCACCACGATCGCGTTTTGGCAACTCGGGCCTCTGCGGAAAAGGCCGAGGCGGTTCAAGCCAAAGTGCCCCACACCCGTTACGATGCGACCTCGCGCCTGCTCACCCTGGTCCGCCGCGATCTTGACCCGCCGCTTGAGGACGCGCCCGCCCTATCTACTGGTCGTCAGTGGCGGCACTTCTGACCTGCCCGTGGCTGAAGAAGCGGCCCAAACCGCCGAATTCCTGGGCAGCCGGGTCAGACGAGCCTACGACGTGGGCGTGGCCGGAGTGCATCGCCTGTTAGACCAGCGGGAGTTATTGTTTAAGGCCGAGGTGATAATCAGCGTGGCCGGCATGGAAGGGGCCTTGACCAGCGTGGTTGGCGGGCTGGTCTCCTGCCCCGTTATCGGCGTGCCCACCAGTGTGGGTTACGGGGCCAGCTTCAACGGCCTGGCCGCCTTGCTTTCCATGCTCAATTCGTGCGCTTCGGGCGTGGCGGTAGTGAATATTGACAACGGCTTTGGCGCGGGATTATATGCCCATTTGATTCTGCGGCGGATACAAGGAAAAAGATAATGAAATTAGCCTATTTTGATTGCATCGCCGGGGCCAGCGGCGATATGATTTTGGGAGCGTTGCTTGATGCGGGCTTGGCGGAGGCCACGCTGCGCGAGCGATTGGCCGCGCTTCACCTGGATGATTTTGACCTGCGCTGTAACCGGGTGAACAAAAACGGCTTCAGCGCCACCAAAGTAGACGTGCTGGTCAAAGATGACGCGCCGGCGCGCCACCTGCCGGATATTGAAGGCATCGTGCAAGAAAGCGACCTCTCCCCGGCCATCAAAGCGCAGGCCATTGCCATTTTTCGACGGATGGGTGAGGTTGAGGCCGGGATTCACGGGGCCACGCTGGATCACGTGCACCTGCACGAGTTGGGTGGGGTGGATACCATTGTGGACGTGGTGGGGGCGCTGGTGGGGTTAGAAGAGTTAGGGGTTGAGCGAATTTACGCTTCTCCCCTGCCCTTGGGGCGAGGCTTTGTTACCGGCGCGCACGGGCAGATTCCGTTGCCGGCTCCGGCCACGGTGGGTTTGCTGAAAGGCGTGCCGGTGGTGGGCAGCGATTTGGAGGTAGAATTGGTCACGCCCACCGGCGCGGCCCTGCTTTCCTCACTGGCTGCCGGATTTGGCCCTCTTCCGGCGATGACCCTGACCACCGCCGGTTTTGGAGCCGGTGGCCGCGATTTGCCCATTCCCAATGTGCTGCGCTTGCTGTTGGGAGAAACCGCTGCCCCTCTGCCCACCAAGAGTCAAACCCTGGCCATGCTGGAAACAAACATTGACGACCTTAATCCCGAATTTTATGATTACGTGATAGAACGCCTTTTTGCGGCTAACGCCCTGGATGTTTTCCTCTCGCCCATTCAAATGAAAAAAAATCGCCCGGCCACGTTGCTGCGGGTGTTGAGCCAACCTGCTGATGTGGACCCGCTCATGCAGATTTTACTTGCCGAAACCAGCACGTTGGGCGTCCGCCAGCAGATGGTCACGCGGCATTGCCTGCCCCGTTCAATTGAAACTGTGGCCACGCCTTACGGCCCGATCCGGGTCAAAATTGCGCGCCTGGGCAAGCGAGGGGCCAAAGCCGCGCCGGAGTATGATGATTGCCGCCAGGTGGCCGAGGAGAAGGGGGTATCGCTGCGGGAAGTGTACCGGGCGGCGGAAACAGCAGCCCAAACGCTGATAGCGGCAGAAAGTAAGGGGATATCCATTGGCTGAACTGATTTTGCTCAAATTGGGCGGCTCGGTAATTACCGACAAAACGCAGCCATTTACGGCGCGCGTAGAGGTGATTGAACGATTGGCCGTGGAAATAAAAAACGCCCTGGTTGAGCGAGGCGACGATTTGCAATTGATTATTGGCCACGGCTCCGGTTCGTTTGGGCATCAGGTGGCGGCCAGGTATCAAACTCACCGGGGAGTGGTGGGGCCGGAGAGTTGGCGGGGCTTTGCCGAAGTGGCGGCCGCGGCGGCCGAACTGAACCACCTGGTCATGAAAATTTTTAGAAACGCAGGCATTAGGGCCATCAAATTTCAACCCTCGGCCAGCGTGCGCACCCGGGGGGAGCAGTTGATGTATTTTGAAACGTTCCCCCTCAAAGAGGTGTTACAGCACGGCCTGGTGCCGGTGGTGTATGGCGATGTGAGCGTGGACGCCAACCAGGGCATGAGCATTGTGTCTACCGAAAAATTGTTTGACAACCTGGCCCGCGAGTTATCGCCCCACCGGATTATTTTGTGCGGCCAGGTTGACGGAGTATATGATAAAGACCCCCTGAAACATCCTGAGGCAGCGTTGATTGAGGATATTGACCATAATAATTGGGCCGAAGTTGAGGCCAAACTGGGCGGCTCGCACGGGGTAGACGTGACCGGGGGCATGTTCAGCAAAGTGCGCGACATGTATCGCTTAACGCTGGCCATGCCCCCGATGCAGGCCATGATTATTTCGGCGGAGCAGCCGGGCCATGTAGAGGCTGTGCTAAAAGGGCAAATGGTTGATTTTGGAACGGTGATAAATTAGTACCCTACTTGACAGTTTTTTATTGTTCCCTATAATGTGGCGGTTGTGAATAAATTCTCATTGGCGGCAGATGCGGACTCCCAATTTGGCGGCCAATGAATTATTAATCAATTCAGGAGTAACCTAAAAAATGGCCCATCAAATTACCGAAGAGTGCATCTCGTGCGGCGCTTGCGAGCCTGAATGTCCTGAAGGAGCAATCAGTGAGGGTGATGATATTTTTGTGATTGACCCGGAAAAATGCACCGATTGCGGCACTTGCGTTGAGGTTTGTCCTACCGAAGCAATTGTGGCACTCTAAATCCAATCTTAAATTTTTAGCAAAAGCTATGGCAAAATGCCCTCCCTGAGCGAGGGCATTTTGTTTTACAGGGTATTTTAGCTGTTCTCCAATATTAATTGTTAAAACGTTATGTTGACTAAACTGTTTTAGCTTGGTAAAATCAAGTAATGGTTTATGCCGTAGTCCAAAACAGGATTGTTGTTTGTTTTGTTCACTATTTGCGGATATACTACCATGAGTACGTTGTTAATTTACCCTAAAGGTGCCGGAAAAGGTAAGAAGTAAGGCAATATGCGTAAAATAGCAATTGTTGGTTTTAAGGGCGGCATTGGCAAAACAACCACCTGCGTTAACCTGGGCGCGGCGCTGGCCCTGCGCGGGCACCGCGTCATTATCATTGATACCGATACTCAGGCCAATGTGTCTATGGCTTTGGGGGTCAACAAGTATGATAAATCACTCACCCATATTCTCACCCATCGGGCCACAGCCGCCGAATGTGTAGTCAAGGCCAGAAAAAATCTTGATATATTGCCCAGCGACATTGGCCTTTATAAGGCTCAACAACGGATGGTTCTGGAAATGGCCCGCGAGGAAATTTTTGAAGAGTTGTTTGCCGAGTTGGCCGGTTATGAATACCAACTGCTTGACTGCGCCCCTTCCGTTTCTTTGCTTACCGTTAACACCCTGGCTTATGCCGAGGAAGTATTCATCCCCGTCTCAATGGAAATGCTGGCCGTATCCAGTATTCAACAATTTGTCACTTATCTCAAAGACATCAACCGCATGTTGGGCCGGGAAACCATCATTCGCTTGATCATCCCCACGCTTTATGACCCTCGTCGCAAAATTAGCCAGCAGGTGGTGCGTGGGCTTAAAAAAATGGGGCCGGTGGTGGCCGACCCTATTTGGGTTGATACCAAATTATCGGAAGCGCCGGGCCAGGGTAAAACCATTTTTGAATACGCCCCCCGTTCTCGCGGGGCCATAGACTACGCCCGGCTGACCGAGTTTGTGGTGAAAATGCCGCCGTTGAACACAAACAATAAAACGCCATCATCTTTGCAAAATTAGGAAGGGAAAAAATGACCCGAATCATTGCCATTGCCAATCGAAAAGGGGGGGTGGGTAAAACCACCACGGTGATTAACCTGAGCGTGGCCCTGGCTCAGATGAAGCAAAAAGTTTTAGTGGTAGATATGGACCCGCAGGGCGCGTTATCTGCCGGACTGGGCATTGACGCAGCGGAACTGGATGACACCATCTATACCGTGTTGATGGATAATGATTTTCCCATCAGCCGGGTGATCAGCCCGGTACAGGCCTATTTGGACCTGATTCCGGCCAACGCCGACCTGTCTGCCGCCGAAATAGAGTTGATCCCGGAAATTCGACGCGAATTGGTGTTGCGCCGCGTGCTGGAACCCCTCAACTCTTGGTACGACTTTGTGTTGATTGACTGTCCCCCCAGTTTGAGTTTATTGACCATCAATGCTTTATGCACCAGCCAGGAAGTGATCATTCCGCTGCAATGCGAGCACTTTGCCACGCGCGGTATTCAACTGATGCTTGATACCATTAACCGGATCCAGGATCGTTTGAACCCCGACTTGAGACTGCGCGGCATCCTGGCCACCATGTACTCCACCGGCACCATTCACGCCCGCGAAGTGCTGGAAGAGATTCGCTCCGAGTTTGGCGACAAAGTATTTGACGTGATCATTTACAAAAGCATCCGGTTTGCCGAAGCGTCGGAAGCCAACAAGGCCATTGTGGAACACGCCACCAAACACAAAGGGGCGCAGGCATACAAAAAGCTGGCCAAAATTTTGCTTGAAGAGAACGACCATCACCCTGATGAAACAGAGCCAGCCTGAAGCACGGCCGGCCAGAATGACAAGCGAACACAGGCCTAAAAAGAGCAACTTTGGCCGGCAATCCTTCATCGGTTTATTGCTTTATGCCTCATTGATCATGGGGGTGGCCTTTGGCTTGCGGGTGATTAAGCTCAATCATCTGCCCCTCTCCTTGAGCCTGGATGAAGCCACCAACGGCCTGGATGCGCTCCAGTTGATGCGGCTCAAGTGGCTCACGCCCTTTTTGCAAAACAACTTTGGCCGCGAGACCCTCTTTTTTTATATGCAGGCCGTAGCCCTCCGGCTTTACGGCATTTCTTTTTTCTCCCTCAGACTTGCCTCGGTTCTGGCGGCCACTTTAACCGTTCCCCTGGTATATGCGGTTGGACGACGCCTACGTTTGGATCATTTATTTCTCCCGGAGAAAATAAACCACCACCTCAACCTGCCGGCCGTTAGCTTGCTGGCCGCCGCCGGCCTGGCGATCTCCTACTGGCACATCTATTTTAGCCGCTTGAGTTTACGCGCAATTTTATTGCCGCCGCTGCTTTTGGGCCTGGTGTGGTGTTTCTGGCGGGGGTGGTTTGCGGGCGGCAGCCTCGCTGCCCGGCCTCCTTTTTCCCGGCGATGGATTTGGTTGGCCGCGGCCGGAATGCTGCTGGGGTTAACCTTTTACACTTACCTGGCCGCCCGGCTCCTACCTTTTTTATTTGTGGTTTTTATGGCCATAGAATTGTTAAAA contains:
- a CDS encoding HAMP domain-containing histidine kinase — protein: MTEFSNDKPDLIALEQENARLRKYSQLLANRLERKIQELTTANEALAHTDAMKSRFINMAAHELRTPLAALRGYLSVLTSPGSKFIANADEATLELIDGVITGIDRLQGLVQDMLDVTRIEAGTLQLKHAPVQLSLIFEKILKDFRKVVARRRQTLLIGEANHVPVMWIDGERVTQILRNLVSNAVKYTPDGGVIELTADLMASDDKNNKFVKITVTDSGVGVPQDQQKHIFEGFYEVREIELHSTSKTDFMGGGAGLGLPIARGVAEAHGGSLWVESPVYEPAQYPGSKFHLILPLGEAPKG
- a CDS encoding NYN domain-containing protein, with the translated sequence MQWLVDGHNLIGQMPHLQLNDPDDEEKLLAYLRRYRARTGHKVTVIFDPGQTYQPGQKLKQGGITAQFVSPGQSADQALIRRIRKVRNPQAVMVVTSDRAVERAARQAGIRVVSSAEFARQLLALSVPPAAPEERRANIRLSPDEVEEWLAIFSQRRT
- a CDS encoding DUF1442 domain-containing protein, giving the protein MDQELFDVLTELERQDQQERAQNLPPTRRIQAMDSDAAKLLFTLAVANKAQNLVEIGSSVGYSTLWLAYAASFSGGKVITCELDPARADKTRANLSRAKMDAYAQVLTGDARELLRHRQEPLDFVFIDANKGQYETYFDVVYKRLNVGALVVADNVVSHQDELLDYVTYVQNHPHLESVTVPLGRGLEITVKTVA
- a CDS encoding alkaline phosphatase family protein: MEKSVAVLFLDGVGLGEANPETNPFMHVDLPCFRALLNVPHLTRNAAGAVTNQAALLGLDALLGVPGLPQSATGQTTILTGRNAPAALGEHYGPYPNQALREMLARDNIFKTLLEAGRPVAYANAYPARFLDRLRRGKGRLSANTQAAYLANLKIRSSEDLRRGRALSAFLSNEYWPEPDVELPAVNPRQAGRQFACLAQEHTLTFFEFWYTDWLGHKQKRAESLQILPKLDDFLAGILDELDWRCSLLLVVSDHGNFEDWTIPKHTKNPALTLLAGVGFQQLVPRLHSLLDVKPALLSFILSP
- the larE gene encoding ATP-dependent sacrificial sulfur transferase LarE codes for the protein MTDKLPQLKQLLRSMESVAVAYSGGVDSTLLLKVAHDELGERAVALTAVSASMPTDEREQAEAIIRQIGARHVSIDTHETEDPRYLANTPLRCYFCKNQVYDTLITYARGQGYRYLLDGTNADDVGDHRPGRQAAQEQGVRSPLQEVGLSKAEIRELARNFNLPNWDKPAAACLASRIPYHTPITLPMLSQVEQAELILKKMGLPRMRVRHHHQIARIEVPPEEFDLLLAYRQLIVEKFKAVGYAYVTLDLAGFRSGSLNEVITSANGRQQD
- the larC gene encoding nickel pincer cofactor biosynthesis protein LarC, translating into MKLAYFDCIAGASGDMILGALLDAGLAEATLRERLAALHLDDFDLRCNRVNKNGFSATKVDVLVKDDAPARHLPDIEGIVQESDLSPAIKAQAIAIFRRMGEVEAGIHGATLDHVHLHELGGVDTIVDVVGALVGLEELGVERIYASPLPLGRGFVTGAHGQIPLPAPATVGLLKGVPVVGSDLEVELVTPTGAALLSSLAAGFGPLPAMTLTTAGFGAGGRDLPIPNVLRLLLGETAAPLPTKSQTLAMLETNIDDLNPEFYDYVIERLFAANALDVFLSPIQMKKNRPATLLRVLSQPADVDPLMQILLAETSTLGVRQQMVTRHCLPRSIETVATPYGPIRVKIARLGKRGAKAAPEYDDCRQVAEEKGVSLREVYRAAETAAQTLIAAESKGISIG
- a CDS encoding isopentenyl phosphate kinase family protein yields the protein MAELILLKLGGSVITDKTQPFTARVEVIERLAVEIKNALVERGDDLQLIIGHGSGSFGHQVAARYQTHRGVVGPESWRGFAEVAAAAAELNHLVMKIFRNAGIRAIKFQPSASVRTRGEQLMYFETFPLKEVLQHGLVPVVYGDVSVDANQGMSIVSTEKLFDNLARELSPHRIILCGQVDGVYDKDPLKHPEAALIEDIDHNNWAEVEAKLGGSHGVDVTGGMFSKVRDMYRLTLAMPPMQAMIISAEQPGHVEAVLKGQMVDFGTVIN
- a CDS encoding 4Fe-4S binding protein; translated protein: MAHQITEECISCGACEPECPEGAISEGDDIFVIDPEKCTDCGTCVEVCPTEAIVAL
- a CDS encoding ParA family protein; protein product: MRKIAIVGFKGGIGKTTTCVNLGAALALRGHRVIIIDTDTQANVSMALGVNKYDKSLTHILTHRATAAECVVKARKNLDILPSDIGLYKAQQRMVLEMAREEIFEELFAELAGYEYQLLDCAPSVSLLTVNTLAYAEEVFIPVSMEMLAVSSIQQFVTYLKDINRMLGRETIIRLIIPTLYDPRRKISQQVVRGLKKMGPVVADPIWVDTKLSEAPGQGKTIFEYAPRSRGAIDYARLTEFVVKMPPLNTNNKTPSSLQN
- a CDS encoding ParA family protein, whose translation is MTRIIAIANRKGGVGKTTTVINLSVALAQMKQKVLVVDMDPQGALSAGLGIDAAELDDTIYTVLMDNDFPISRVISPVQAYLDLIPANADLSAAEIELIPEIRRELVLRRVLEPLNSWYDFVLIDCPPSLSLLTINALCTSQEVIIPLQCEHFATRGIQLMLDTINRIQDRLNPDLRLRGILATMYSTGTIHAREVLEEIRSEFGDKVFDVIIYKSIRFAEASEANKAIVEHATKHKGAQAYKKLAKILLEENDHHPDETEPA